A single Lolium perenne isolate Kyuss_39 chromosome 6, Kyuss_2.0, whole genome shotgun sequence DNA region contains:
- the LOC127306984 gene encoding MEIOTIC F-BOX protein MOF-like — translation MAPPDRLSELPDCLLQTILSSLGARQLVQTTALSRRWRHVWRGVPRLDIDQREFQAADAPADRHGRRDKSLELDEWARFDDFADNLLLSHHHGGDGDEDDNLPLDALRLHVVDKRDASRRRLPLYARWLDWLHACLDRYRPAALEIHSDFDMTVDLRLMGLRSDLSRLNTLRLQGVLHAGGFGDDSVSVCPRLEHVEFTSCAIGFEGVVTARTLKTLVIDRCWRRDDTKEEGAPRPRVQAPALASLRLVMSFQSDIWVFQTPSLVEASIRTTRSFVNRDDEYELLCNLYNVTRLELSGFLALDKIRPKNEARQDLPKFHNLTTLLLDDCDLTGEVYNLLDLFLYNAPNLEKLTLQNCKLPQEWSKSKKMCLSLKFTEINCHKKDDVCQVNH, via the exons ATGGCGCCGCCGGACAGGCTGAGCGAGCTGCCGGACTGCCTGCTCCAGACCATCCTCTCCTCGCTGGGCGCCAGGCAGCTCGTGCAGACGACGGCCCTCTCGCGGCGGTGGCGCCACGTCTGGCGTGGGGTGCCGCGCCTCGACATCGACCAGCGGGAGTTCCAGGCCGCGGACGCACCGGCCGACCGCCACGGCAGGCGCGACAAGTCGCTCGAGCTCGACGAGTGGGCGAGGTTCGACGATTTCGCCGACAACCTCCTTCTCTCGCACCaccacggcggcgacggcgacgaggaCGACAACCTCCCCCTGGACGCGCTCCGCCTGCACGTCGTCGACAAACGGGATGCCAGCCGGCGGAGGCTGCCGCTCTACGCCAGGTGGCTAGACTGGCTCCACGCCTGCCTCGACCGCTACCGGCCCGCGGCGCTCGAGATCCACAGCGATTTCGACATGACCGTCGACCTGCGTCTCATGGGCCTCCGTTCCGACCTCAGTCGCCTCAACACCTTGCGCCTCCAGGGGGTCCTGCACGCCGGCGGCTTCGGCGACGACTCCGTGTCCGTGTGCCCTCGGCTGGAGCACGTCGAGTTCACCAGCTGCGCCATTGGTTTCGAGGGGGTGGTCACCGCCCGCACGCTCAAGACGCTCGTCATCGACCGCTGCTGGAGGAGAGACGATACCAAGGAGGAAGGTgctccgcgcccgcgcgtccaagCTCCCGCCCTTGCTTCTCTGCGCCTGGTCATGAGCTTCCAGAGTGACATATGGGTGTTCCAGACGCCGTCGCTCGTCGAGGCATCCATCCGTACCACGAGGTCCTTTGTCAACAGAGACGACGAGTATGAGCTTCTTTGCAACCTCTataacgtgacaagattagagctGTCCGGCTTCCTGGCGCTAGACAAG ATTAGGCCGAAAAACGAAGCGCGTCAAGATTTGCCAAAGTTTCATAACCTGACTACGCTGCTCCTTGATGACTGCGACTTGACCGGTGAAGTTTACAACTTGTTGGACTTGTTTCTGTACAATGCTCCCAACTTGGAGAAACTTACTCTGCAGAACTGCAAG CTTCCGCAAGAATGGTCCAAGTCGAAGAAGATGTGTCTGAGCCTCAAGTTTACCGAGATCAATTGTCATAAGAAGGACGATGTTTGCCAGGTCAATCATTGA